A single window of Plectropomus leopardus isolate mb chromosome 12, YSFRI_Pleo_2.0, whole genome shotgun sequence DNA harbors:
- the rps8a gene encoding 40S ribosomal protein S8, which translates to MGISRDNWHKRRKTGGKRKPYHKKRKYELGRPPANTKIGARRIHTVRVRGGNKKYRALRLDVGNFSWGSECCTRKTRIIDVVYNASNNELVRTKTLVKNCIVLVDSLPYRQWYEAHYATPLGRKKGAKLTPEEEEVLNKKRSKRTQKKYDERKKTAKISSLLEEQFQQGKLLACIASRPGQCGRADGYILEGKELEFYLRKIKAKKGK; encoded by the exons GTATCTCAAGGGACAACTGGCATAAACGCCGCAAGACCGGCGGTAAACGCAAGCCCTACCACAAGAAAAGGAAGTATGAGCTCGGGCGCcctcctgcaaacacaaaa ATTGGAGCTCGTCGCATCCACACAGTGAGAGTCCGCGGTGGGAACAAGAAGTACCGTGCTCTGAGGCTCGATGTCGGTAACTTCTCATGGGGCTCTGAGT GCTGCACACGTAAGACCAGGATCATTGATGTGGTCTACAATGCCTCCAACAACGAGCTGGTCAGAACCAAGACCCTGGTGAAGAACTGCATCGTCCTCGTCGACAGCCTTCCCTACAGGCAGTGGTATGAGGCCCACTACGCCACTCCTCTGGGGCGCAAGAAGGGAGCCAAGCTG ACtcctgaggaggaagaggtcCTGAACAAGAAGAGATCAAAGAGGACTCAGAAGAAGTACGATGAGCGTAAAAAGACCGCCAAGATCAGCTCTCTCTTGGAAGAGCAGTTCCAGCAGGGAAAACTTCTCG CTTGCATCGCCTCCAGACCCGGCCAGTGCGGCAGGGCAGACGGCTACATCCTGGAGGGCAAGGAGCTCGAGTTCTACCTGAGGAAGATTAAGGCCAAGAAAGGCAAATAG
- the acadm gene encoding LOW QUALITY PROTEIN: medium-chain specific acyl-CoA dehydrogenase, mitochondrial (The sequence of the model RefSeq protein was modified relative to this genomic sequence to represent the inferred CDS: deleted 1 base in 1 codon), with protein MLLNKVLKASLRSGIRLQSSSAAAASVANSHGSAQLGFSFELTDQQKEFQQLARRFAREEIVPAAPMYDKTGEYPVPIIKKAWELGLMNGHIPQEYGGMGLTIFDNCLITEELAFGCTGVQTAIEANSLGQMPVILAGNEAQKSKYLGRMTEEPLMCAYCVTEPGAGSDVAGIKTRAVKMGDEYVVNGQKMWITNGGKANWYFLLARTNPDPKCPASKAFTGFIVEADTPGIQIGRKEMNMGQRCSDTRGITFEDVRIPKENVLIAEGAGFKIAMGAFDNTRPPVAAGATGLAQRALEEATNYAMERKTFGKAIAEHQAVSFLLAEMAMKVELARMAYQRSAWEVDQGRRNTYYASIAKAFAGDIANQVATDAVQVFGGNGFNSDYPVEKLMRDAKIYQIYEGTAQIQRLIIAREHLGRYKK; from the exons ATGCTGCTCAATAAG GTTCTCAAAGCCAGTTTGCGGTCTGGGATCCGGCTGCAGAGCTCCAGCGCGGCTGCAGCCAGTGTCGCAAACTCTCACGGCTCAGCACAGCTCGGCTTTTCATTTG AGCTGACGGATCAGCAAAAGGAGTTCCAGCAGCTGGCGAGGAGG TTTGCGCGTGAAGAGATCGTTCCTGCTGCACCTATGTATGACAAGACGGGGGAA TATCCCGTCCCTATTATCAAGAAAGCATGGGAGCTCGGTCTGATGAACGGTCACATTCCCCAGGAGTATG gtggGATGGGCTTGACAATCTTTGACAACTGCCTCATCACAGAAGAGTTGGCGTTCGGTTGCACAGGAGTTCAGACCGCCATCGAAGCGAACTCTCTGGGA CAAATGCCTGTGATTCTGGCCGGCAATGAGGCACAGAAGAGCAAATACCTGGGAAGGATGACTGAGGAACCTCTTATGTGT GCGTACTGTGTGACAGAGCCGGGGGCGGGCTCTGATGTGGCCGGCATCAAGACCCGAGCCGTGAAGATGGGCGATGAGTACGTTGTTAATGGACAGAAGATGTGGATCACCAATGGTGGGAAAGCTAACTG gtACTTCCTCCTGGCCCGTACTAACCCGGATCCTAAATGTCCAGCCAGCAAGGCTTTTACTGGCTTTATTGTGGAAGCTGACACACCAGGAATTCAAATAGGAAGAAAG GAGATGAACATGGGCCAGAGGTGCTCTGACACCAGAGGCATCACGTTTGAGGATGTGAGGATACCGAAGGAGAACGTCCTGATCGCAGAGGGAGCCGGCTTCAAAATTGCCATGGGTGCTTTTGACAACACGAGGCCACCA GTGGCTGCAGGAGCAACAGGTCTGGCACAGAGGGCGCTGGAAGAAGCTACCAATTACGCAATGGAGAGGAAGACCTTTGGCAAAGCCATCGCTGAG CACCAGGCCGTGTCCTTCCTCCTGGCCGAGATGGCGATGAAGGTGGAGCTGGCCAGGATGGCGTACCAGCGGTCCGCCTGGGAAGTGGATCAGGGCCGCAGAAACACCTACTACGCCTCCATCGCCAAGGCCTTCGCAGGAGACATCGCCAACCAGGTGGCCACTGACGCCGTGCAGGTGTTTGGAGGCAACGGCTTCAATAGCGATTACCCGGTGGAGAAGCTGATGAGAGACGCCAAAATCTACCAG ATCTATGAGGGCACGGCGCAGATCCAAAGACTCATTATTGCCCGAGAACACCTGGGAAGATACAAGAAGTGA
- the rabggtb gene encoding LOW QUALITY PROTEIN: geranylgeranyl transferase type-2 subunit beta (The sequence of the model RefSeq protein was modified relative to this genomic sequence to represent the inferred CDS: deleted 1 base in 1 codon) has product MNGTQVKDVIIKPDAPSALLLDKHADYIAAYGSKKDDYEYTLSEYLRMSGIYWGLTVMDLMGQLPRMNRQEIIDFIKACQHECGGISASIGHDPHLLYTLSAVQILCLYDNVDALDVDKVVEYIKGLQQEDGSFAGDKWGEIDTRFSFCAVATLALLGKMDAINVDKAVEFVLSCMNFDGGFGCRPGSESHAGQIYCCSGFLSLTGQLHQVNADLLGWWLCERQLPSGGLNGRPEKLPDVCYSWWVLASLKIIGRIHWIDKAKLRSFILACQDEETGGFADRPGDMVDPFHTLFGVAGLSLLGEEQIKPVNPVLCMPEDVLQRINLQPDLLS; this is encoded by the exons ATgaat GGTACACAAGTGAAAGATGTCATCATTAAGCCTGATGCTCCCAGCGCTCTGCTGCTGGAC AAACACGCAGACTACATCGCTGCCTACGGCTCCAAAAAGGATGACTAT GAGTACACGCTGTCAGAGTACCTGAGGATGAGCGGCATCTACTGGGGGCTGACGGTGATGGACCTGATGGGGCAGCTGCCCCGCATGAACCGGCAGGAGATCATAGACTTCATCAAAGCCTGTCAGCACGAGTGTGGAGGCATCAGCGCCAGCATCGGACACGACCCCCACCTGCTCTACACCCTCAGCGCCGTCCAG aTCCTGTGCCTGTATGACAATGTGGATGCACTTGATGTGGACAAAGTGGTGGAATACATCAAAGGGCTTCAGCAGGAAGACGGCTCGTTTGCAGGGGACAAATGGG GAGAAATAGACACAAGATTTTCCTTCTGTGCTGTAGCTACACTTGCATTGCTG GGCAAGATGGACGCGATAAATGTGGACAAAGCTGTAGAGTTCGTCTTGTCCTGTATGAACTTTGACGGCGGTTTTGGCTGCAGACCGGGTTCAGAGTCTCATGCTGGTCAG ATTTACTGCTGCTCTGGCTTCCTGTCGCTCACCGGTCAGCTGCACCAGGTGAACGCCGACCTGCTGGGCTGGTGGCTCTGCGAGAGGCAGCTGCCATCTGGAGGCCTCAACGGGCGACCGGAGAAG CTTCCAGATGTGTGCTACTCGTGGTGGGTTTTGGCGTCGCTGAAAATCATCGGTAGGATCCACTGGATCGACAAGGCCAAGCTGCGATCGTTTATTCTGGCCTGCCAGGACGAGGAGACCGGAGGCTTTGCTGACAGACCGGGAGACATG GTGGATCCTTTCCACACTCTGTTCGGGGTTGCAGGTCTCTCTCTTCTCGGAGAGGAACAGATCAAGCCGGTGAATCCTGTTCTGTGCATGCCCGAGGATGTCCTGCAGAGGATCAACCTGCAGCCTGACCTCCTCAGTTAG